Proteins found in one Pelmatolapia mariae isolate MD_Pm_ZW linkage group LG7, Pm_UMD_F_2, whole genome shotgun sequence genomic segment:
- the LOC134631825 gene encoding kinesin-like protein KIF23: MSIRQTARLELFGGSKITHLFKNYFDGEGKVRMVVCVDPKTDDYEETLLLMQFAEMTQVVEVVRPVDRPICSATPGRHHRNQAFKDELSHRLEECNMPAAANIQILSLPSLPSCELTDPHDDITLPRLIEALKNRQRIKQMMIEESSKTANMMKSVLQELDTGLISKDNFIQEQNGKLIEKDKIIQGNKAEIERLEKKTKMQEHKIDILQKTTKIFEDDKRSLQHELETREQRLQRELSEKRRMEQRMHGVISDTQFKWEKECERRVNALQFEMQNKLWVKDEKLKQLKAIVTESKTPGRPEPPPRQTQPQPLPQPQHQPRSQRPSKEDRLPPKRSASPSPVPCPVDSPHVSPKPESQSGSAASDEEDEMNPRPTCPVPSRSTFLSVARSAREEQAAQDSLQGYSSPSTPTRTPTRPQASTGTSVSRARRRAVCLNRVDERDCFPSPSFHVDLIERRYRTTTPVRLLHRRSRSAGGEKWVDHKPSSSMDLGTVLQPVIPNAIQVSAPSEKALSKCDRYVLTHQEVASDGEIQTKLIKGEVIKTRGGGQAVQFTDIETLKQELTTVPSWKRKSSEGVSASRDGALTDVETRCSVAVAMRAGSNLGPGLEHHAVTK; this comes from the exons ATGAGTATCAGACAAACAGCTCGGCTCGAGCTGTTTGGAGGCTCCAAAATAACCCACCTGTTTAAAAACTACTTCGATGGAGAGGGAAAAGTTAGAATGGTTGTCTGCGTCGATCCCAAGACTGATGACTATGAGGAAACGCTG CTTTTGATGCAGTTTGCAGAGATGACGCAAGTGGTGGAAGTGGTCAGGCCAGTGGACAGACCAATCTGTAGCGCTACTCCAGGCCGTCATCATAGAAACCAGGCATTCAAAGATGAGCTGTCTCACAGATTGGAAGAATGCA ACATGCCTGCTGCTGCAAACATTCAGATCCTCAGTCTCCCATCTCTACCCTCCTGTGAGCTGACTGACCCACATGATGACATCACCCTGCCCAGGCTGATTGAAGCCCTGAAGAACAGGCAGAGGATCAAGCAGATGATGATTGAGGAATCCAGTAAAACAG CCAACATGATGAAGTCTGTGCTTCAGGAACTGGATACCGGCCTAATTTCCAAAGACAACTTTATTCAGGAACAAAACGGCAAACTGATAGAGAAAGACAAAATCATCCAAGGCAACAAGGCAGAGATTGAACGTTtagagaagaaaacaaagatgcaaGAACACAAG ATTGACATCCTGCAGAAAACAACTAAAATCTTTGAAGATGACAAGCGCTCGCTGCAGCATgagctggaaaccagagagcagaggctgcagagggagctgtcAGAGAAGAGACGCATGGAGCAGCGCATGCATGGCGTGATCTCGGACACCCAGTTCAAGTGGGAGAAAGAATGT GAGAGACGTGTTAATGCACTGCAGTTTGAGATGCAAAATAAGCTGTGGGTGAAAGACGAAAAGCTGAAGCAGCTAAAGGCCATCGTGACAGAGAGCAAGACTCCAGGTCGCCCTGAACCTCCACCCCGTCAGACGCAGCCACAGCCTCTACCACAACCACAGCATCAGCCCCGTTCTCAGCGACCCTCCAAAGAGGACCGCCTACCACCAAAGAGATCAGCATCACCCTCACCTGTCCCT TGCCCAGTCGATTCCCCTCATGTCAGTCCAAAGCCAGAGTCACAGTCAGGCAGTGCTGCTAGTGATGAGGAGGATGAGATGAACCCAAGGCCCACCTGCCCCGTCCCCAGCAGAAGTACCTTTTTGTCTGTGGCTAGATCTGCACGTGAGGAGCAGGCAGCTCAGGACAGCTTGCAGGGTTACAGTTCCCCTAGTACACCCACAAGAACACCCACAAGACCCCAGGCCTCAACGGGCACTTCAGTCAGCCGGGCCAGGAGGAGAGCTGTGTGCTTGAACAGAGTGGATGAGAGAGACTGCTTCCCTTCTCCTTCGTTTCATGTAGACCTAATTGAAAGAAGATACAGG ACGACAACACCAGTACGCCTGCTGCACCGTCGTTCCCGCTCTGCTGGTGGGGAGAAGTGGGTGGACCACAAACCATCGTCAAGCATGGACTTGGGCACAGTTTTGCAGCCGGTCATCCCCAACGCCATCCAGGTGTCTGCACCCAGCGAGAAGGCTCTGTCCAAGTGTGACAGATACGTGCTAACACACCAAGAAGTTGCCTCCGACGGCGAGATACAGACCAAGCTTATAAAG ggcGAGGTCATCAAAACGAGAGGAGGAGGGCAAGCTGTCCAGTTCACTGACATTGAGACGCTGAAACAGGAGCTCACTACAGTCCCAAG